The Syngnathus scovelli strain Florida chromosome 11, RoL_Ssco_1.2, whole genome shotgun sequence region AACAGACCACAGTAGGTGGTAGTATTGCACTTCCTATTGCCTTGCCAAAGGGCAGTGGGAGGCTGAAAGCAATGATTGAAATTTACAACTTCATTTGTATTTGTCCCTTTCACTCATATTAATTTGTGATTTCCTTGGCTGCACTGCATCCtgtgtccaatcagatttcaattTAAatatgttgccatggcaatctaATCTGTCCAGGACCTTCAGAGTCACTAGAACTGTCTGATCACATTTCAAAGTCACCACAGAATGCATaataacatcaacaatcttcTATCCTCTGATTGGTCAGTCAGAGCACGCTAGGTTTGCCATGAAATTCTTGTTTTATTGAGACATGCAAGTtaacttcagatttttttttatgccgaaTCATGCACGTGGCACGGTTTTGTGCTTTTCTTgcatttataaaaaatatatagcttTAATATAATAGTATATGTGGTTTTATTTATATGGGGTGTAATTTAAAATTAGAATAACTGGAAGCCAATCGGGCTCACAGAACAGAGTGTGTTTGACTATGGAGGTGACGCTTTACTTATTCATCCATTGAGGACAATAGAGCAGGGTAAACAGAATAAAGTCCATAATTAAAAAATAGATTACCACGTTAATGACCCTTGATCCGTCGCATCCCATCAGCTTTAAATTATTGAGTTGTTTCGGGTTTAGAGTGACAATATTGTGAGCTGACAGCTCGTAACTGTGCGTTCATTAATTTGCTGTTTTACTGCAGTAAGCAATGGCTTTTCTGTCACATTTAATGGAGCGATCCGTAATTACAAATAGGCAAGTAAGGCTTTCTTATTTGGTGGTGCTCGAAGATGAGTTTATCTTGCCATTTTCACCATCGTAAACCACGTGTTGAGGTGTATGCGTTGCAAAACCATGATAAATGTTTCGAGCGCTTGTGCAAACTCACAACTCTCGTTCTCTCCATTCCCCAAttcatcttcttcttcctcctcgggCAGCAGGAGTCCATGGCAGGGACTGGTGGGAGTTATCTGACTGGGCCCCTCCACGCTGGTGCCCAGCTGCAACCTGCGCATGTGGCGGACCACTGCCGTGGCGTTGAACGCTTGCTGCGTTGGACGAAGAAAGTAGGTAAAGTAAGGAAGAGCAAATACTGATCACGTTGTCCTTCTTGCAAATCACCAACCTTCCACTTGCTTTTGGCAAAGTTCTTCTTGATTTGAGCACTGACAGATTCATGGATGTTCTTGTCCAGAGCGGTGTCTCCACAGATCCTGGGTAAGTGACACATTGTTTTTAATCTGTTGTCCAGTCAGGATTGtgtaaatatgcaaatgagctaccCTGACAATAAATAGCAAATCAGTTCATGAGAAGTGGTTCTTACCAAGGGTGCTGAAGGGCCTGTTCACATGTGTATCTTTTCAAAGAATCTTTTTCCATCATGTGGCAGATGAAGTCTTTGGCTACGAAAGACAGTTCTGTTGATAATGAAGTATTTTCTGATTCGTGTAATCTGGATGTTAATGCTAGGGATACCTGATTCGGAGATATCGTCCCAGTATGGAGAGTCAAATTCATACTCCGCTTTCAGGATTTGTTCAAATAACTTGGCGTCATTCTCGTCGTAAAATGGAGGATACCCGCAAAGTCTGAGGGtatgtttagaaaaaaaacaacaacatttataTACATTTGGTACAATAAAGGTGGTGCAACATTTCAGAATCAAATCAAATTGTTACATTATGAAATTGTCACACTTAAATCTATAAATCGTACAATTTTTTTCACCATTTCCACCCAATCCAGAATCAAACTGTTATGCTTAttcatgacatttgcttttaatGTAGTCAGCTCACTATTTTGCCATATGTATTAGCATGCCACGTATTGTTTGGGCCGCTTTGTTTCGACAAATGATTTTAGATTTTATTCAAACTCACAGAATATAAGAAATGACTCCTATGGACCAGCAATCGACCGCTTTGCTGTACGGTTTCTGGGCCAGCACCTCAGGAGCTGATCAACACACGCAAAAGCACAGCATCGGTGAGGATATCATACAAAGTCATCTTGACCTTGGCGTGCTGTCGGGTCACGTTAAACACGGTGGAGAGTACTTATAGATCGCTTACACTTGACTTAGTAGTGGATGAGAGAGCCTCTCACGAGGCAATGTGCACGAGAGGATGTCAGCTGAGCCAGCGAGTGCTGAGCAAACAAAAGTGAGGAGTGGCTCACCCGGGAAATAAATGCCTCACCCACATATCCGGGAGTTCCGCAGGCTGTGGACATAACGCTACCCGCTCCTTCAATTTTGGACAGGCCAAAGTCACTGATCATGATCTTCGAGTCTTCGTCCATGCTGTAATATAACAAATTCTCCGGCTGCAAATATAGTTATTATTAGAGCAAATACGCAGATTGTAGACTGCCAAATTTATCTTTTTCCATCCTACCTTCAGGTCTCTGTGCACAATTCCCATATCGTGAAGATATTTGACCGCATCCAAAATCTGGTGGATGAGCTGGCTGGCATCTCTTTCAGTGTAGAAGCCCTTCTCCACAATCCTGTCAAACAGCTCGCCGCCTGACACACTGCGTGACAAAAGTGAAGCTGATTATAATTATAACTGAGTGACAGGCTGTTGTTGGTATTGAAGCTGAAGGCAAAAATGACAAGCTGACAAGTTGGACGCAAATGGCTCCTAAACAGCCTTGAGGAATTCTGCTTCACTGTAGCATGTCATCTGCAAACATCTGTTTAGTATTAATGTTCAAGAGAAATATGACAATTTGGTGCTGGTCTTGAGCCACTTTTGTTACACTTTTAACATGATGCTCAAGAACGTGGCTTGAGGAACTCTATTTCAGGTACCACGGATATATTTTTATGCCATCGAACCACTTGTGTTCAGTGCCTTGAGATCACAAACCATCCTCAAGACTCTATTTTCTCACTTGTGTTAAACAGGCCAAGGAAGCCTGCTTAATTGCCACCTTTGTTTCTTAAGCTTCTAAATACAAGTGGGTTAAGAGTAGAGCTATGAGGAACTTCTGTGTAAGGTTTAGACATCTCTAAACTATAATTTGTGTTCATTTTAATGAAAAATGACAAGTGTAGGTCCTCAAGGCCTTGAACCTATACATTGACATGTAGAATTTAACTTTACAAACACCAGCTATAGTTGGTACTGACGATCACATAAACACTTTAAAAAATGTGTTAAAACAAAAGTCTCAAGAACAGAGCCTTGAGGAACTCCTCTTGTCATTGTTATTTTCCTCAAACAAAATAACGTTATCATTAAACATTTAAACATGCTATGTTTCTGTCAAAGTGAGAATATCAAACTTTTCTGCTTGATTTTGAACACATTGACACATTTATCATATACTGAAAGTCTACTTGGACagtaaatgtggcactttggcaCCAGTTATAGTGAAGGATGTCCAACAACTTGAATAGCGTCtctttgcattaaaaaaaaaaaaaactgctgctgctgctgagaggTTTGAATATTTCATTTAGAACAGACAGTATGCTGCGTGTGCTGCATAACATAAGAGCAGAAGATTATTTTACAAGAACAGGTTTGTAGAAAGTAATAAAACCTtaccaaaaaaatgaaacatctgCCTTTTATCTTAAATTGCCCCCCCTCACCAATTCTAATTCCACTTTATCAGCTCTCAAATTGAAAAGAGAACTCACAGCTGCATGACGAGGTACAGATGAGATGTGCTTTCAAAGATGTCCTCCAAGGAGACGATGTTAGCGTGCTTGATTCTGAAAATGTCGGGAGAGCATAATTACTATATAGAACATTCCGTCACCAGATGGCATTATTGTTGCGTTATGTCACTATTAGAATGCCTCGCGAGTGTAAAATAACGCAAGGACAGTGTTGAGCTGATGAATATGCTACTCGGAGCAGATTTTAAAATGACggcaagtgtaaaaaaaaaaaaaaaaaaatacagcgtgAAGCATCCAGCAGGGCATCGCATGTCAACATCTCACTTTAACACTATGACAGATGATGGAGGATATCGCAGGCTGAGCAACTGCTCTCTTTcccagattgtttttttttctcctcataaTGCTCTTTTATTGGCTTAATAGTGACTTCGAATTTCAGTCCATAGCAGCCACCTTCACTTCTTCTCCTCCCCTTTACGTCTCCTTCTCTTCAATACATTGCTGCAGGGAACTCCACACCATCTCCGCCTCTGTGTGCTGTTGCCCTGGCAACAGGGACACTAAAAATAGGTTTATCTTCTTTACTCCTGACATTTCCGGTGCACAATCCTACTGTTTCTACTGACACCATGCATTCGGTGGCCCATCCACTTGACCTCCTGCGTATAATCTGCCTGAGATTAAACTCTTCTACCGGACAACAGGAGGGATTTTTGGGGATGGTCAGCTCACCTGTGCAGTACTGCGATCTCATTCTCTATATTGTTCTCTTTGCCTTCCAGAGCTTTCTTGGGGATGCATTTGATAGCCACCAGCCTCTGTGTCCTCTTCTCCTCGGCGAGAAGCACCTCCGAGAAAGCTCccctgggcaaaaaaaaaagtagtggaCATATGAAGGAAGATTAGAGAGAGATAAGTGATTACAGAGTTCATTCTGATCATATTGTATTGATTTCACGAACGCTTGACATTCGTTAGATTGGTATTAAAAGATTTCACGTCAAAGCATAAAAATCTATATGTAATGTCAAGTTTACagagtacatatgattaaaaaaaaagttaaaaaatagcggtacaaaatctaaaggcctctgttcggagggtaaaaaaaagtgtcagaAAAAAACTATAAAAATGTTAATAAGAGATGGCTTAAGGTGGCCCTAAAAACATTTTGCTGCTGGGTTCGACATATAGAATATGAAATCTATTTTTACTTGAAAATCAACTAAAAGTCACTCATCTGTAACAATTTTCAAAATATCCTATATATGGCAGCAAGATGTACCTCTTACCAGAGTGACATGCTAGTTTACTTTAGCAAGATACCGTGAGCTGAATTAGATTAACTTTGTGGCAAGTAATGAGATGATTCAACAAATAATCAGCACCCTTTGGTGATAAGCatcaggatgtttttttttttttttatgtggtgtgtgtgttagtgATTGGATGAATAATTCAAAGTGATTACATGACAGAGAAGAGAAGGGTTCAAAAGTTGAGGCCACAAAACTTACGTGCAGCTGGttttaaaaaaactgaaaagaaaaaaaaagatgctatcTTTAACCTGTTCAATAATAGATACCGCAAATGTAGCGTGGCTGTTTTCCAAACGACACCAGACTGCATTATGCATTACAGTGAGGGGGAGACTGGCATGTATTTACACAGGAGCGTGGGGGAGAGCACAGGAGGAGGCCATAAACATTGTTAGAGACCGCAGGGATGCCGTGAGACGGTAAAGGGCGGCCAGTGACCATCGGGAgtacgaagaaaaaaaagttctccTCGTATGTTGATCCCAGAATGAAAGGTCATGCGCACAAAACCCAATATTAGTCAGTGACTCTCGTAAATGGGAGCCTAGAGAGCATGTGCGCAGTCACACACTGCTACTGTTGCTGTGAGACACATGTAATTAAGCATCCACTAGCTCATTCCTCCTTGGAGACATTGCTCTCTGTGGGTTTGCTGCTGAGCACTACGTATTGAGATTTAACCAAGAGCTTTTCCATGCATGGCTAAAGAGAAGCATAAATAATGTTGATCGTTTTGCTGTGTAAACTCGATCAATACCATCCTAAACTGCATTCTGCATCGTAAGGTTGTAGTCTGCTCTAAGTATCCATGTGTGTATTGCTTTGTCTTGCTTTAAACTCAAAATGTTTACGCTAACTGTGTATTATTGCATTCTGCAATTATATTCTCAAGGTCATGTATTTATATTAATCTACTAAGGACACTATCAAAAGTGTTTCTTTTATATTGAAAAATTCAGATTATTTTACAATTGAATATAAATGAAAACACCAAGTTtcataactaactaactaactaactaactaactaactaactaactgactgactgactgactgactgactgactgactgactgactgactacaTATGTTACAATTAAAATTGACCAGCTAACTAACTGCTAACCaaccaactaactaactaactaactaactaactaactaactaactaactaactaactcactcactcactcactcactcactcactcactcactaactaactaactaactaactaactaactaactaactaactaactaactaaccaatCAACTaaccaatcaaccaaccaactaactaactaactaactaactaactaactaactaactgacCACATATGTTACCAATTAAAATTAACCACCTAACTTACTGCTAATAGACTCGATGCCATGACAACCAGTGATGCTAACTGAAGTGACTGACTATCCCTTTTAAACAACCAACAGTTTATACTAACGAACTGAGTGAGTCTCCAAAGTACAGTTTATTAATTGTATTGACTTGAGCACACTTTTCGTTGATGGATCACAGGGCTCCAAGCCAAAGTGAGACACGAGCGGTGTTGTAACACTTCTGATCGTGCATTATGTCTGTTGACTGCAGTGTGCTCTTGTGACGAAGAACACGAGCGTCTTTTCTGTCACATCTTCTTGAATGAGGACACTTCGTCCTGACACTCGACAAAGCCTCAAACTGTGAGGATTAGCCAGAATTGAATATTTCAACATAAATCAATTAACCTCGTGCGCTGAATTCCTGTAAGAGCTTCTCTGTAATCGTCTCTCCGAGCCTATAAGGAGCTTTTCATGTGCGACTTTATGCCAGGTCCGGCATCAGT contains the following coding sequences:
- the camk1a gene encoding calcium/calmodulin-dependent protein kinase type 1 isoform X2, which produces MPLGEDGNGWKKKTSDIKEHYDFKEVLGTGAFSEVLLAEEKRTQRLVAIKCIPKKALEGKENNIENEIAVLHRIKHANIVSLEDIFESTSHLYLVMQLVSGGELFDRIVEKGFYTERDASQLIHQILDAVKYLHDMGIVHRDLKPENLLYYSMDEDSKIMISDFGLSKIEGAGSVMSTACGTPGYVAPEVLAQKPYSKAVDCWSIGVISYILLCGYPPFYDENDAKLFEQILKAEYEFDSPYWDDISESAKDFICHMMEKDSLKRYTCEQALQHPWICGDTALDKNIHESVSAQIKKNFAKSKWKQAFNATAVVRHMRRLQLGTSVEGPSQITPTSPCHGLLLPEEEEEDELGNGENESSMTAVEAQRAALTETA
- the camk1a gene encoding calcium/calmodulin-dependent protein kinase type 1 isoform X1; translated protein: MPLGEDGNGWKKKTSDIKEHYDFKEVLGTGAFSEVLLAEEKRTQRLVAIKCIPKKALEGKENNIENEIAVLHRIKHANIVSLEDIFESTSHLYLVMQLVSGGELFDRIVEKGFYTERDASQLIHQILDAVKYLHDMGIVHRDLKPENLLYYSMDEDSKIMISDFGLSKIEGAGSVMSTACGTPGYVAPEVLAQKPYSKAVDCWSIGVISYILLCGYPPFYDENDAKLFEQILKAEYEFDSPYWDDISESAKDFICHMMEKDSLKRYTCEQALQHPWICGDTALDKNIHESVSAQIKKNFAKSKWKQAFNATAVVRHMRRLQLGTSVEGPSQITPTSPCHGLLLPEEEEEDELGNGENESLSHYSDDRRGSAEGSTDRDSLRSCTYCCRPASRI